Proteins encoded in a region of the Candidatus Methylomirabilota bacterium genome:
- a CDS encoding TlyA family RNA methyltransferase, with translation MKKATMKKPNPGAVQESRSRAGGAGQAKVKERIDVALVARGLCDSREKAARLLLAGAVTVDGKRVDKPGVLVAPSADLRVTARPKFVSRGGDKLVHALDAFAVSPKGRVCIDVGASTGGFTHCLLEAGASRVYAVDVGQGQLDASLRADGRVVVMEKTNARQLPADAFPDAPGLATLDVSFISLEKVLPSVFAVLTPEGEAVALVKPQFEIGKGLVGKGGVVRDAAHHRTVVSRVARFCVLHGWHVRGVTASPLKGPKGNREFFLHLTRAGRTAPDLDALIARAAESAEPA, from the coding sequence GTGAAGAAGGCGACCATGAAGAAGCCGAACCCCGGAGCCGTGCAGGAGTCGAGGAGCCGGGCTGGGGGTGCCGGGCAGGCGAAGGTCAAGGAGCGTATCGACGTGGCGCTGGTGGCCCGGGGTTTGTGCGACAGCCGCGAAAAAGCGGCCCGCCTGCTCCTGGCTGGCGCCGTCACGGTGGACGGAAAGCGCGTGGACAAGCCCGGCGTCCTGGTCGCCCCGAGCGCAGACCTGCGCGTGACCGCGCGGCCGAAGTTCGTGAGCCGGGGCGGCGACAAGCTCGTGCATGCCCTGGACGCCTTCGCCGTCTCGCCCAAGGGGCGGGTCTGTATCGACGTCGGCGCGTCCACGGGCGGCTTCACGCACTGCCTGCTCGAGGCCGGCGCCTCTCGCGTGTACGCGGTGGACGTGGGGCAGGGACAGCTCGACGCGTCCCTGCGGGCCGACGGACGCGTCGTGGTGATGGAAAAGACGAATGCCCGCCAGCTGCCCGCGGACGCGTTCCCGGACGCGCCGGGGCTCGCCACCCTCGACGTCTCCTTCATCTCCCTCGAGAAGGTCCTGCCGTCCGTGTTCGCGGTGCTGACGCCCGAGGGGGAGGCGGTGGCGCTGGTCAAGCCGCAGTTCGAGATCGGCAAGGGGCTGGTGGGCAAGGGCGGAGTGGTACGAGATGCCGCCCACCACCGGACGGTCGTCTCCCGTGTCGCCCGCTTCTGCGTCCTGCACGGTTGGCACGTGCGGGGCGTGACCGCGTCGCCGCTCAAGGGGCCCAAGGGCAACCGCGAGTTCTTCCTCCATCTCACGCGCGCGGGCCGCACCGCGCCCGACCTCGACGCGCTCATTGCCCGAGCGGCGGAATCCGCCGAACCCGCATGA
- a CDS encoding NAD(+)/NADH kinase: MKRIGVVAKTDRADAREVVERLLAWCAERGLQPVLEKETAGLCPDSQAATARKPDLPGQVDLLLVLGGDGTLLSMARLVGDLSVPILGVNLGGLGFLTALTKEELFPALEAFLAGGLVIEERVMLAAQVWRHGERLSEYVALNDVVITKSAMSRIINLAVSVDGQFATAYRADGLIISTPTGSTAYCLSAGGPIVFPTMPAVVLTPICSHTLTNRPIVLPADQRIEVTLQSDQDVMLTIDGQVGFALKEADVVAVHQAVARIRLLRFPQKHFFSVLRTKLKWGER, encoded by the coding sequence ATGAAGCGGATCGGCGTCGTCGCCAAGACCGACCGGGCGGATGCCCGTGAGGTCGTAGAGCGACTGCTCGCCTGGTGCGCGGAGCGAGGGCTCCAGCCGGTCCTCGAGAAGGAGACGGCGGGGCTCTGCCCGGACAGCCAGGCGGCGACTGCGCGAAAGCCCGACCTGCCGGGCCAGGTGGACCTGCTGCTCGTGCTGGGCGGCGACGGCACGCTGCTCTCCATGGCTCGGCTCGTTGGCGACCTGAGCGTGCCCATACTCGGCGTGAATCTGGGCGGCTTGGGCTTTCTGACGGCCCTGACCAAGGAGGAGCTCTTCCCGGCTCTTGAGGCTTTTCTCGCGGGCGGGCTCGTGATCGAGGAGCGCGTGATGCTCGCCGCACAGGTGTGGCGCCACGGAGAGCGGCTCTCGGAGTACGTCGCGCTCAACGACGTGGTGATCACCAAGTCGGCGATGAGCCGCATCATCAACCTGGCGGTGTCGGTGGACGGGCAGTTCGCCACGGCCTACCGCGCCGACGGGCTCATCATCTCGACACCGACGGGCTCCACGGCCTATTGCCTTTCGGCGGGCGGCCCTATCGTCTTCCCGACCATGCCCGCGGTCGTGCTGACGCCGATCTGCTCGCACACGCTCACGAACCGTCCGATCGTGCTGCCCGCTGACCAGCGCATCGAGGTGACGCTCCAGTCCGACCAGGACGTGATGCTCACCATCGACGGGCAGGTCGGCTTCGCACTCAAGGAGGCCGACGTCGTGGCGGTCCACCAGGCGGTGGCGCGCATCCGGCTCCTCCGCTTCCCGCAGAAGCACTTCTTCTCGGTGTTGCGGACCAAGCTCAAGTGGGGAGAGCGCTAA
- the recN gene encoding DNA repair protein RecN → MLRELAIRNLAVLEEARVVFAPGLNVLTGETGAGKSIVIDALLLVRGARAQPDLIRTGAESASVEAVFDISATGPVAAALDEAGHAAPDGQLVVKRELSRSGRHRVFVNDSAATVALLERLGDLLVEIHGQHEHQRLMEPLRQLDVLDRFAGCEETRTKLAAFWRRWETARTELVRIRDDAREGARKQELYRWEISEIDAGQLREGEEDELRAERRRLQNAERIFAGLQEVMGLLHEDPQAAGSGIGRAAALLRELSRFDPDVATPIEALEGAQAYVEDAVARARGLRDRAVLDPDRLRQIDERLDAIGNVKRKYGETAAAVAAYREEIARALDRIERHDAIAEEIEREVAEAATSAARAAAVLSEARVEAAQRLERLIQRELRSLGMEHARFRSPLKREVAGEGDLSSGPGGWRLGVRGAETVEFLLSANPGEELKPLAKVVSGGELSRTMLAIKTILAAAEDVPSMVFDEVDAGIGGRVADAVGQKLRQTAAGRQVLCVTHLAPIAAYAEHHLLVEKRVAKAATRTTVTALDAGGRVEEVARMLGGEHVTEASRRHARELLRAARPAG, encoded by the coding sequence ATGCTCCGCGAGCTCGCCATCCGGAACCTCGCCGTCCTGGAGGAAGCGCGTGTCGTCTTTGCGCCGGGGCTGAACGTCCTCACCGGCGAGACCGGGGCCGGCAAGTCTATCGTCATCGACGCCCTTCTCCTGGTCCGCGGCGCCCGCGCCCAGCCCGATCTCATCCGCACGGGCGCCGAGTCCGCCTCGGTGGAGGCCGTGTTCGATATCTCCGCCACGGGCCCGGTGGCGGCGGCGCTCGACGAGGCCGGGCACGCCGCCCCCGACGGCCAGCTCGTCGTCAAGCGGGAGCTCTCCCGATCCGGGCGGCATCGGGTGTTCGTCAACGACTCGGCCGCGACGGTTGCGCTCCTCGAGCGCCTCGGCGACCTCTTGGTGGAGATCCACGGCCAGCACGAACACCAGCGGCTCATGGAGCCCCTGCGCCAGCTCGACGTGCTGGACCGCTTCGCCGGGTGCGAGGAGACGCGGACGAAGCTGGCCGCGTTCTGGCGCCGATGGGAGACGGCGCGGACTGAGCTCGTCCGCATCCGCGACGACGCTCGCGAGGGGGCCCGCAAGCAGGAGCTCTACCGCTGGGAGATCTCCGAAATCGACGCGGGCCAGCTCCGCGAAGGCGAGGAGGACGAGCTCCGCGCGGAGCGCCGGCGGCTCCAGAACGCCGAGCGGATCTTCGCCGGCCTTCAGGAAGTCATGGGGCTCCTGCACGAGGACCCACAGGCGGCCGGCTCGGGAATCGGCCGCGCCGCCGCGTTGCTTCGGGAGCTTTCGCGCTTCGACCCCGACGTCGCCACGCCCATCGAGGCGCTCGAGGGGGCACAGGCCTATGTCGAGGACGCCGTAGCGCGGGCGCGCGGGCTCCGCGACCGTGCGGTCTTGGATCCGGACCGGCTGAGGCAGATCGACGAGCGCCTCGACGCCATAGGCAACGTCAAGCGCAAGTACGGCGAGACCGCGGCTGCCGTCGCCGCCTACCGGGAGGAGATCGCTCGGGCGCTCGACCGGATCGAGCGCCACGACGCCATCGCCGAGGAGATTGAGCGCGAGGTGGCGGAGGCGGCCACGAGCGCGGCGCGGGCGGCGGCGGTCCTGTCGGAGGCCAGGGTGGAAGCGGCGCAGCGACTCGAGCGGCTGATCCAACGCGAGCTGCGCTCCCTCGGCATGGAGCACGCGCGTTTCCGCTCGCCATTGAAGCGCGAGGTGGCTGGGGAGGGAGACCTCTCGAGCGGGCCGGGCGGCTGGCGCCTCGGTGTCCGGGGGGCGGAGACGGTCGAATTCCTTCTGTCGGCCAACCCTGGAGAGGAGCTGAAGCCGCTGGCGAAGGTCGTCTCGGGCGGCGAGCTGTCGCGGACCATGCTCGCGATCAAGACCATCCTCGCGGCGGCCGAGGATGTGCCGAGCATGGTCTTCGACGAGGTGGACGCCGGCATAGGCGGGCGCGTCGCCGACGCGGTGGGACAGAAGCTCCGTCAGACCGCCGCGGGGCGCCAGGTGCTGTGCGTGACGCACCTCGCCCCGATCGCCGCCTATGCCGAGCACCACCTGCTCGTGGAGAAGCGCGTGGCCAAGGCTGCCACGCGGACGACGGTGACTGCGCTGGATGCGGGCGGCCGTGTGGAAGAAGTCGCGCGGATGCTGGGCGGTGAGCACGTGACCGAGGCCTCGCGGCGGCACGCGCGTGAGCTCCTCCGGGCCGCTCGACCAGCCGGGTAG